In Clostridium swellfunianum, a genomic segment contains:
- a CDS encoding vWA domain-containing protein has translation MGKRNKILIIIFLICFILQPFILKEVKAAELEKNIIILIDNSGSMKITDPHRLAVVAGAMLIDTVDENTNLNVIAFGDKPDFVQKLADRPSKEKLKSKLSGLMFDNSRTNLKEGLKEALGQFENVQGEKTIIVLSDGKEDPVGGVTEEHMKELFSLGDKAHDMRVMVHCIGLSEYADEDTLTKLSSKTGGDYFYSENPSGIFAALNKILGSLNNFYTIEQFTTNSNTDKEIKLSSYVDEVVIKIASCDNTVPLVDVAFEEGITPDYKIGDKYKIYNFKNIKSSTIRITSKDKESNFVIVQVKSKVQLNINSSSDNLSIPFKVPMDIKVNFQAEENIKGLHMDKLEDGIRERISSTDNEFKFTFKKEVPGNYPILITAYDGNGNIVAVRDINITVKDYPPFYYTKSLPSTIITENSFKVEIKQQDDSKVNNPSGEIYIEYGDKYEKIPLKFEGGMLTADINLKNSGEIKISSRIDVIRDNKTYSYYLPYFNSKVLEKPFVELSSESYAKPFKQNEQVNLRLSINKNSIYGEEDFFILNSKNEKIGEFKLNKDSKGRIEVALKPLGKGENFEFFIRPRNEKGVKVTSKISTNIRVVSDGSYFISKNRRIITCIVIFLLLVALVIATGFAGYKIYVRSCKINKEVSFVISSNANIHTKGIYVDIDNPCTYINLINDRIIVDSTENNAIGSFELKAYRGFKIVQGLSFLLHKYILRKDEVFKLWYKPIVRHVNSYSEEISDIPYLEGEKLKVKLGQKEIKINFL, from the coding sequence ATGGGGAAGCGTAATAAAATATTAATTATTATTTTTTTAATATGCTTTATACTCCAGCCTTTTATTTTAAAAGAAGTTAAGGCTGCAGAATTAGAAAAAAATATCATCATTCTTATAGATAACTCAGGAAGTATGAAAATAACAGATCCGCACAGATTGGCTGTTGTTGCAGGAGCAATGCTTATAGATACAGTTGATGAAAATACAAATTTAAATGTAATAGCATTTGGTGATAAACCTGATTTTGTGCAAAAGCTCGCAGATAGACCTTCTAAAGAAAAACTAAAGTCCAAGCTATCCGGACTAATGTTTGATAATAGTAGAACTAATCTAAAGGAAGGGCTAAAAGAAGCTTTAGGTCAGTTTGAGAATGTACAAGGAGAAAAAACCATCATAGTTCTTTCAGATGGTAAGGAAGATCCGGTTGGCGGAGTTACTGAAGAGCATATGAAAGAACTATTTTCTTTAGGAGATAAAGCTCATGATATGAGAGTTATGGTTCACTGCATAGGTCTGTCTGAATATGCTGATGAAGATACTTTGACAAAGCTAAGTTCAAAGACTGGAGGAGACTATTTTTACAGTGAAAATCCTTCAGGAATTTTTGCTGCGCTTAATAAAATATTAGGCAGTCTAAATAATTTTTATACTATTGAGCAATTTACAACAAATTCAAATACTGATAAAGAGATAAAGCTGAGCTCTTATGTAGACGAAGTGGTTATAAAGATAGCTTCTTGTGATAATACAGTTCCTTTAGTAGATGTAGCTTTTGAAGAAGGAATAACTCCTGACTATAAAATAGGAGATAAATATAAAATATATAATTTTAAAAATATCAAAAGTAGTACTATAAGAATAACTTCAAAGGATAAGGAAAGTAATTTTGTTATAGTTCAAGTGAAATCTAAAGTTCAGCTTAATATAAATTCTTCTAGTGATAATTTATCTATACCGTTTAAAGTTCCTATGGATATTAAAGTTAATTTTCAAGCAGAAGAAAATATCAAAGGACTTCATATGGATAAGCTTGAGGATGGAATAAGAGAAAGAATAAGCAGTACTGATAATGAGTTTAAGTTTACCTTTAAAAAAGAAGTACCAGGTAATTACCCAATTCTTATAACTGCTTACGATGGAAATGGAAACATAGTTGCTGTAAGGGATATTAATATAACAGTTAAGGATTACCCTCCCTTTTATTATACAAAATCTCTTCCGAGCACTATAATAACTGAAAACAGCTTTAAGGTAGAAATAAAGCAGCAGGATGACTCTAAGGTGAATAATCCTTCAGGAGAGATTTATATTGAGTATGGAGATAAGTATGAAAAGATTCCTCTTAAATTTGAAGGTGGAATGCTTACCGCAGATATAAATCTTAAAAATTCAGGAGAAATTAAAATTTCTTCGAGAATTGATGTTATAAGGGATAATAAAACTTATTCCTACTATCTGCCGTATTTTAATTCTAAGGTGCTTGAAAAGCCTTTTGTTGAGCTTTCAAGCGAAAGCTATGCTAAGCCTTTTAAGCAGAATGAACAAGTTAACTTAAGACTTTCTATAAATAAAAATTCAATTTATGGCGAAGAGGACTTTTTTATACTGAATAGCAAAAATGAGAAAATAGGAGAATTTAAATTAAACAAAGACAGTAAAGGAAGGATAGAGGTTGCTCTAAAGCCTTTAGGTAAGGGTGAGAATTTTGAGTTTTTTATAAGACCCAGAAACGAAAAGGGCGTTAAGGTTACAAGTAAGATTTCTACTAATATAAGAGTTGTATCAGATGGAAGTTATTTTATAAGCAAGAATAGAAGAATTATTACTTGTATTGTTATATTTTTATTGTTAGTAGCTCTTGTTATTGCCACTGGTTTTGCAGGATATAAAATATACGTCAGATCTTGCAAGATTAATAAGGAAGTAAGTTTTGTTATTTCCTCTAATGCAAATATACATACTAAGGGGATTTATGTAGATATAGATAACCCATGTACGTATATAAATTTGATTAATGATAGGATTATTGTAGATAGCACAGAAAACAATGCTATAGGGAGTTTTGAATTAAAAGCATATAGGGGCTTTAAAATTGTGCAAGGGTTAAGTTTTCTTCTTCATAAATATATATTAAGAAAAGATGAAGTATTTAAGCTTTGGTATAAACCTATAGTACGTCATGTGAATTCATACAGTGAAGAAATATCAGACATTCCATACCTGGAAGGAGAAAAGCTTAAAGTAAAGCTAGGTCAAAAGGAAATAAAAATAAATTTTTTATAA
- a CDS encoding Na/Pi cotransporter family protein has protein sequence MDISGIIIGLLGGLGLFLYGMKLMGDGLENAAGDKLKGFLEKITSNPVKGILVGTVVTSIIQSSSATTVMVVGFVNAGLMNLYQAAGVIMGANIGTTVTAQLVAFKLTAIAPIFVGIGTGIVLFSKAKKSREIGHIVLGFGILFMGLQFMETVLKPVASTPAFENMIVTLGQSPILGIIVGMLATAVVQSSSATTGILIAMAGSGAIPLGTAIPILFGTNIGTCITAMLSSIGTSKAARKAALFHLTFNVIGTVIFTLALNPFTSAVNFISPGADVKRQIANAHTLFNIVNTFILVWFIPYLIKFVNKLIPGDDKYELVETKYIDERLLETPAIAVRQAVKEIIRMAHEAKQNLELSMQAFKTDDEALIKKVLENEQLINTLEADIVSFLAKLANKQISAEDSELITSMYHVVNDIERIGDHAENLAELSQEKITRRLPFSDQAMSELEHIYSYTLTALNTSIESFENNDATKAKTVLDIEERIDSLEKDLRSTHIKRLNSGSCTAYSGTVFLDMISNLERVADHAMNIAESVYNR, from the coding sequence ATGGATATCTCAGGAATTATAATTGGTCTGCTAGGAGGCCTAGGACTATTTCTTTACGGAATGAAGCTTATGGGAGATGGCCTTGAGAATGCAGCAGGCGACAAATTAAAGGGTTTTCTAGAAAAAATCACTTCAAACCCTGTTAAAGGTATTTTAGTTGGAACAGTAGTTACTTCTATAATCCAAAGCAGCAGTGCTACTACAGTAATGGTAGTAGGATTTGTTAATGCAGGTTTAATGAACTTATATCAAGCTGCTGGAGTTATAATGGGAGCCAATATTGGTACAACAGTAACTGCTCAATTAGTTGCTTTTAAATTAACAGCTATAGCTCCTATATTTGTTGGTATAGGAACAGGCATTGTATTATTTTCGAAAGCTAAAAAAAGCAGAGAGATTGGTCACATTGTTCTTGGCTTTGGTATACTCTTCATGGGACTTCAGTTTATGGAGACAGTTTTAAAGCCAGTAGCATCTACTCCTGCCTTTGAAAATATGATAGTAACTTTAGGGCAGAGCCCAATACTCGGAATAATAGTAGGTATGTTAGCAACAGCAGTAGTGCAAAGTTCATCTGCTACTACAGGTATTCTTATAGCAATGGCAGGTAGTGGTGCTATACCTCTTGGAACTGCAATACCGATTTTATTTGGTACAAATATTGGTACTTGTATTACGGCTATGCTTTCAAGTATAGGAACCTCAAAAGCAGCCAGAAAAGCAGCATTATTTCATTTAACTTTTAATGTTATAGGTACAGTTATATTTACTCTTGCTCTAAACCCATTTACCAGCGCTGTTAATTTTATAAGCCCTGGAGCAGATGTTAAGAGACAGATTGCTAATGCTCATACATTATTTAATATAGTTAATACTTTTATACTAGTATGGTTTATACCTTATTTAATTAAATTTGTTAATAAACTTATACCGGGTGATGATAAATATGAATTGGTTGAAACAAAATATATAGATGAGAGGCTTTTAGAAACTCCAGCTATCGCAGTAAGGCAAGCTGTAAAGGAAATAATACGAATGGCTCATGAAGCAAAGCAAAACTTGGAACTATCTATGCAAGCTTTTAAAACCGACGATGAAGCTTTAATTAAAAAAGTGCTTGAGAATGAACAGCTTATTAACACACTTGAAGCTGATATTGTTTCTTTCTTAGCTAAGCTTGCAAATAAGCAGATTTCCGCCGAGGATTCAGAATTAATCACTTCTATGTATCATGTTGTAAATGATATTGAGAGAATAGGTGATCATGCAGAAAACTTAGCTGAACTTTCTCAGGAAAAAATTACTAGAAGGCTTCCATTCTCAGACCAAGCTATGTCTGAGCTTGAGCATATATATAGCTATACCTTAACTGCATTAAATACAAGTATTGAAAGCTTTGAGAATAACGATGCAACTAAAGCAAAAACTGTTCTAGATATAGAAGAAAGAATCGATAGCTTGGAAAAGGATCTTAGATCAACTCATATCAAAAGGCTTAATTCAGGCTCCTGTACCGCTTACAGCGGAACAGTCTTCCTTGATATGATAAGCAATCTTGAAAGAGTTGCTGACCACGCTATGAATATTGCTGAATCTGTGTATAACAGGTAA
- a CDS encoding EAL and HDOD domain-containing protein — protein sequence MEVYVARQPILDINRKVVYYELLFRSNQDNYYVALDGDKATLEVITNSFTLIGMGSLTNGKKAFINFTESLLLQETALLLPKDKVVIEILETVTPSDEIVECCRKLKALGYALALDDFVFKPGYEALIDIVDFIKIDFVATKGIERKAIIDRFKNKNIKFLAEKVETIEDFNEAVGLGYTYFQGYFFSNPTILSAKEIPSNSLYNFDLIKLMKEDNYDIINIANAIKKDVSLSYKLLKYINSASIGLKTEIHSIRQALVLMGKKEFMKWASLVTIRSFNDKNSEAIMDISILRALIGEAIASKVSMASRASEVFIMEMFSNIDVLLNQPMEKILQDLPIAEDIKAALLGEENIFRSISELILCYEKADWKNFSSFSKRLGLREEEIPPIYANAVIDAANIIGN from the coding sequence ATGGAGGTTTATGTGGCTCGTCAGCCAATTTTAGATATAAATAGAAAAGTAGTTTACTACGAGCTCCTGTTTAGGTCAAATCAGGATAATTATTACGTAGCTTTAGACGGAGATAAGGCCACCTTAGAGGTTATAACAAATAGTTTTACTTTAATAGGAATGGGAAGTTTAACTAATGGAAAAAAAGCATTTATAAATTTTACAGAAAGTCTTCTTTTGCAAGAAACAGCATTGTTGCTGCCGAAAGATAAAGTTGTGATTGAAATACTGGAAACGGTTACTCCTTCTGATGAAATTGTAGAGTGCTGTCGTAAGCTTAAAGCCTTAGGCTATGCTTTGGCTCTTGATGACTTTGTATTTAAGCCAGGCTATGAGGCTTTAATAGATATTGTTGATTTCATAAAGATTGATTTCGTAGCAACAAAGGGCATAGAAAGAAAAGCAATTATTGATAGATTTAAAAATAAAAATATAAAGTTTTTGGCTGAGAAGGTCGAAACTATTGAAGACTTTAATGAAGCTGTAGGTTTAGGTTATACTTATTTTCAAGGTTATTTTTTTAGTAATCCAACTATATTGAGTGCTAAAGAAATCCCAAGCAACAGCTTATATAATTTTGATTTAATAAAATTGATGAAGGAAGATAATTACGATATTATAAATATCGCAAACGCAATAAAGAAAGATGTGTCTCTTTCTTATAAACTATTAAAATATATCAATTCTGCTTCAATAGGTCTTAAGACTGAAATCCACTCAATAAGGCAAGCTCTTGTATTGATGGGAAAAAAAGAATTTATGAAGTGGGCATCATTAGTAACTATTAGAAGCTTTAATGACAAAAACAGTGAAGCAATAATGGATATTTCAATTTTAAGAGCATTGATTGGAGAGGCTATTGCTAGTAAGGTTAGCATGGCTAGTCGAGCCTCAGAGGTTTTTATAATGGAGATGTTTTCTAATATTGACGTTCTCTTAAATCAACCTATGGAAAAAATTCTTCAGGATCTGCCAATAGCTGAGGATATAAAGGCGGCCCTTCTTGGGGAAGAAAATATATTTAGATCTATAAGTGAATTAATTCTTTGTTACGAAAAGGCTGACTGGAAGAACTTTAGTAGTTTTTCAAAAAGATTGGGACTTAGAGAAGAAGAGATTCCACCTATTTATGCTAATGCAGTAATAGATGCTGCTAACATTATAGGAAACTAA
- a CDS encoding replicative DNA helicase produces MDTPLRSLPHNIEAEQWVLGAMLKERTSIAQAVEVLKSEDFYRDAHKILFSSMVELYQKDTPVDMVTLAEAMTASKKLESVGGLSYISEVYGTAISTANVKSYIRIVSEKAMLRKLIRASTEIIEASYDKQDDVEAVIESAEQKIFNLADKKNTSDFEPMSTVLERGFLEIERLFNNKGELTGVSSGFNDLDAKTSGFQKGDMVLIAARPSMGKTTFVLNLAQHAALRTGKSIAIFSLEMSKEQLAYKLLCAEANVDMLKLRTGNLDDRDWENIARAAGPLAAAKIYIDDTAGVSVMEMRSKCRRLKLEHGIDMVIIDYLQLMSGSNPENRQQEVSEISRSIKALAKEMSCPVIALSQLSRAPEQRADHRPMLSDLRESGSIEQDADVVMFLYRDEYYNKETEEKNMAECIIAKQRNGPTGTVKLAWLGQYSKFGNLDTVHTEY; encoded by the coding sequence ATGGATACACCTCTTAGAAGTTTACCTCACAACATTGAAGCAGAGCAGTGGGTTTTAGGTGCCATGCTTAAAGAAAGAACTTCCATAGCGCAAGCTGTGGAAGTTTTAAAAAGTGAGGATTTTTATAGAGACGCACATAAAATTTTATTTAGCAGTATGGTTGAACTCTACCAAAAGGATACTCCTGTAGATATGGTTACGCTAGCTGAAGCTATGACAGCATCTAAAAAGCTAGAATCTGTTGGCGGTTTAAGTTACATAAGTGAAGTTTATGGAACTGCTATATCTACGGCAAATGTTAAATCATACATAAGAATAGTATCTGAAAAGGCGATGCTAAGAAAGCTTATAAGGGCTTCAACGGAAATAATCGAGGCTAGCTACGATAAACAGGATGATGTTGAAGCTGTAATTGAATCTGCAGAGCAAAAGATATTTAATTTAGCGGACAAGAAAAACACCTCTGACTTTGAGCCTATGAGCACAGTGCTTGAAAGAGGATTTTTAGAAATAGAGAGACTTTTTAATAATAAAGGAGAGCTTACTGGAGTTTCTTCTGGTTTTAATGATTTAGATGCAAAGACCTCAGGTTTTCAAAAGGGTGATATGGTACTTATAGCAGCAAGACCTTCCATGGGTAAGACCACCTTTGTTTTAAACCTTGCACAGCATGCGGCTTTAAGAACAGGAAAAAGCATCGCTATATTTTCGCTGGAAATGTCCAAGGAGCAGCTTGCCTATAAGCTCCTTTGTGCAGAGGCTAATGTTGATATGCTTAAGCTTAGAACAGGTAACCTTGATGACAGAGACTGGGAGAATATTGCTAGAGCAGCAGGACCATTAGCAGCGGCAAAAATTTATATAGATGATACTGCCGGTGTTTCTGTAATGGAGATGCGCTCTAAGTGTAGAAGGCTTAAACTTGAACATGGTATAGATATGGTAATCATTGACTACTTGCAGCTTATGTCAGGAAGCAATCCTGAGAACAGACAGCAGGAAGTTTCTGAAATATCAAGATCTATAAAGGCACTAGCTAAGGAAATGAGCTGCCCTGTTATTGCACTTTCTCAGCTTTCTCGTGCTCCTGAACAAAGAGCAGACCATAGGCCAATGCTTTCTGACCTTAGAGAATCTGGTTCTATAGAGCAGGATGCCGACGTTGTTATGTTTCTTTATAGAGATGAGTACTATAATAAGGAAACAGAAGAAAAGAATATGGCTGAGTGTATCATAGCTAAGCAAAGAAATGGTCCAACAGGAACAGTAAAGCTTGCATGGCTAGGTCAGTATTCTAAATTTGGTAATCTTGATACAGTTCATACAGAATATTAG
- the lonC gene encoding Lon family ATP-dependent protease: protein MDYGFDESKLKNIPLESQVDVLFELIRNVLDEGAVKSRIIKYKLQKYIHSGDIYKRIYALNRIVSDGKGIDTIPSEGNISEVLQDTNKWISEAIAKKYVQNEIEKEVEQALIERQDKYVDEIRLGILKKQKGPENAKTLKKYAQLEVLDSKKLTKSIQALLRPESFDEIIGQERAIKSLISKMASPYPQHIILYGPPGVGKTTAARLALEEAKKLKHTPFKGEAKFVEVDGTTVRWDPREITNPLLGSVHDPIYQGSKRDLAEIGVPEPKPGLVTEAHGGVLFIDEIGELDEILQNKLLKVLEDKRVEFSSSYYDPEDENTPKYIKYLFDNGAPADFVLIGATTREPRDINPALRSRCTEVYFEPLTAKDIEKIVENAAAKLSIELEAGVAELISRYTIEGRKAVNLLADVYGYVLYNDKGETDEVKIKISDVHEIISISRLTPYEEVKTENDKEIGHVYGLGVSGYVGSTIEIEAAVFEAKDKGSGQMRFNDTAGSMAKDSVFNAASVIRKLTDKDIKDYDIHVNAIGGGNIDGPSAGAAITVCIISALLDKPIRQDIAITGEISLRGKVKPVGGIFEKVYGARRKGIKLVIVPKDNLKEVPTGLTDIEVKAVDTIEELMDLVF from the coding sequence ATTGACTATGGATTTGATGAAAGCAAACTTAAAAACATACCACTTGAGTCCCAAGTGGATGTTTTATTTGAGCTCATAAGAAATGTACTTGATGAAGGTGCAGTTAAATCTAGAATTATAAAATACAAGCTTCAAAAATATATCCATAGTGGTGATATATATAAGAGAATTTACGCTTTAAACAGAATAGTAAGCGATGGTAAGGGTATAGATACCATTCCAAGCGAAGGAAATATAAGTGAAGTACTTCAAGATACAAATAAGTGGATCTCAGAAGCAATTGCTAAAAAATATGTTCAAAATGAAATAGAAAAAGAAGTTGAACAGGCTTTAATTGAAAGACAAGATAAGTATGTTGATGAAATTAGATTAGGCATACTTAAAAAACAAAAAGGACCTGAAAATGCAAAAACTCTTAAAAAGTATGCCCAGCTTGAAGTGCTTGATTCTAAAAAGCTTACAAAGAGCATTCAGGCATTATTAAGACCTGAATCTTTTGATGAAATTATAGGACAAGAAAGGGCTATAAAGTCTCTTATATCAAAAATGGCTTCACCATATCCACAGCATATCATTTTATACGGACCTCCAGGAGTTGGTAAGACTACAGCGGCAAGGCTAGCTCTTGAAGAAGCAAAGAAACTTAAGCATACTCCTTTCAAAGGGGAAGCAAAGTTTGTCGAGGTAGATGGAACTACAGTAAGATGGGATCCAAGAGAAATAACAAACCCTCTTTTAGGTTCAGTTCATGACCCTATTTATCAGGGAAGTAAAAGAGATTTAGCTGAGATAGGTGTTCCAGAACCAAAGCCAGGTCTTGTTACAGAGGCTCATGGAGGGGTTTTATTTATAGATGAGATTGGAGAGCTTGATGAAATACTTCAAAATAAGCTTTTAAAGGTTTTAGAAGACAAGAGAGTTGAGTTTTCTTCTTCTTATTATGATCCAGAGGATGAAAATACTCCTAAATATATAAAGTATCTGTTTGATAATGGAGCGCCAGCAGATTTTGTGCTCATTGGAGCAACTACAAGAGAACCGAGAGACATAAATCCAGCACTTCGTTCAAGATGTACTGAGGTTTACTTTGAGCCATTAACAGCTAAGGATATTGAAAAGATAGTTGAAAATGCAGCAGCAAAGCTTAGCATTGAGCTTGAAGCAGGAGTTGCTGAACTTATAAGCAGATATACTATAGAAGGTAGAAAAGCAGTTAACCTTCTTGCAGATGTTTATGGATATGTGCTTTATAATGACAAAGGTGAAACAGATGAAGTTAAAATAAAAATCAGTGATGTTCATGAAATAATTTCTATAAGCAGATTAACTCCTTATGAAGAGGTCAAGACTGAAAATGATAAGGAAATTGGTCATGTTTATGGTTTAGGGGTTAGCGGTTATGTTGGCTCCACAATAGAGATAGAGGCAGCAGTTTTTGAGGCTAAGGATAAAGGTTCAGGACAAATGCGCTTTAATGATACTGCAGGAAGTATGGCAAAGGACTCTGTGTTCAATGCAGCCTCAGTTATAAGAAAACTTACTGATAAAGATATAAAGGACTATGATATTCACGTTAATGCTATAGGTGGTGGAAATATAGATGGACCATCAGCTGGAGCTGCTATAACTGTATGTATTATTAGCGCACTGCTCGATAAACCTATAAGACAGGATATAGCTATAACTGGAGAAATATCCTTAAGAGGAAAAGTTAAACCTGTAGGTGGAATTTTTGAAAAGGTATATGGTGCAAGAAGAAAGGGAATTAAGCTTGTTATTGTACCAAAGGATAACTTAAAGGAAGTTCCGACAGGACTTACAGATATAGAAGTTAAAGCAGTTGATACAATAGAGGAATTAATGGACTTAGTATTTTAA